Part of the Moritella sp. 24 genome is shown below.
TTGTTATTAGTGGCACAGTTGACGTAGAAACATGTGCAATTGCGATAGAGACAGACAAGGCACTACCAAGTGGCGTGGTACTGCACGCAGAATTTGAAGTCGACATTGAATCAAACTCAGACTTGATCCCAACCGTTAACCACCGCATGACATCACACAAATTCCGTCCTGCATCACGCGTAATTGGTGCTGACGCGTCAATCATGGCGATGTTCGCTATGAATACAGAATTTGGTGTTGATATTAACTCAACCAACCTTGCATCAATGCGTACCTGGTTAGCCAACGAACGTGCATTGAAACAACTAGACGATCTGATGTTCTTCGTTCAAGAACTCCGTGAATTTGATGCTCAAGTACCGACAGATGGTAACGAAACGTGGCAAACACGCTTTGAATACATCAAGTCGCTGTTCTTAGAGATCTCACAGCACTTTATTAACACTAATAAAGAATCAGGCCTTAAAGGTTTGTATTGCGGCACGCTGTTTTCAACGTTTATCAAAATGTTGCCATCATCGTTATTCCAACTTACTCCTGGTTACACGCAAACAACGCAAATTCATTTTGTGGGTACGTTGCTCGGTAACATCAAAATCTTTGAAGTGCCGTTCACTAACTTGGTACCAGCAGACAAAGCCCTTGCGTATTCACGTACTGACAAACTGGGTAAAGCGCCGTACTTCACTGGTGACGTTATCTCACCAACGCTTTATAGCCATGACGTAGATAAGTCATTGAATAAAGCCAACACACTATGGGCGCACGGTTACGACAACGCGGCTCCTGACTGTGACAAATTCCTATGCCTGATTACGTTAAAGAACTTCGTAGCCGGTTAGTCCACCTCAAGTGCGGCTAATCATTTTTAGCTGCACTCTTTAATTAATTCTCAGGAGTTAACAATGAAAAACACAGTTGTTGTGACCAATGCAAGCGGTGTTCGCGTCACGATCCAAGGTCGCCGTATCAAATCGTTACGCGAAACAATTCAAGATCAAGAGTTTCCATTCAAAAAAGACGGTGACGCAGTGCGCTTTGCCGACTCAATCAACGGCATGAATCAACGTGGTTTAAGTGCGCTTTATGCGGGTACCGAAACCGAAGAATCAAGCGTTGAGTCAGGCGTAATTGATATGTCCACCAGCTCTGATGATGCAGCAGTTATTAGCACGCTAGCACTTGAAAAAGAGCTTAAAGAACTGACCGTAAAAGACCTTAAGGCCATGTGTAAAAGCAAAGGTTTAAGTAACTACAGTGCGCTGAATGAAGATGAACTCATTCAATTAATCATCAAAAACACTCAAGAATAGGAAAATATATGATCACTCGTACTGTATCCGATGTCTCTGACGTTACCTTAAATTACACTGATGTTGGCAATACACTGTCAGTTGGTGCTGGTAACGCAATGTCTTTCGTTGCACTTGTTATCTCAAGTAAAGGTCAACCAGGCAAAGTATTACCGGTTAATGATACTAACTGGCAGAAAACACTTGGTAAGCCATTTCACTTTCGCGCCGGTTCTCATGCTGAATCACTTCGCCATATCAGTGAGGCTGTTGTTGGCGGCACTGGTTATGTTGTTCGTGTCATGCCTGATGATGCTCGCTGCCCTGTATTAACGATTGGCGCGGTTTCTGGTGATTCAAACACTGTAACAGCTAGCGCAGCAGCTTATGGGGCAGAGCCGACACTTAGCGATGGCTCGCTTGCTGCAATCTATTTAATTGATGGTGACAATGAGTTACCCCGTTCAATTGAAATCGTAGCTGCAGATGCAGGTGAATACGGCGCTAATTTCTTTATTCTAACGCTTACAGAGCTACAAGCTAGCGGTGATACGCTTACGTTAGATACACAGGTTATTTCGTTTGATGTAAACGCAGTAGATGGTGATAACAAAACAGCGTTCATTGAAGATGCACTGTCTCAAAACTCAACATACATGCGTGCCGTTGCCGATGTTTCTCAGACGATCGAGTTCAAGGCCATTGCTAAAACTGCGTTTACTGGCGGTACTTCTGGTACTTACAGCGACATTACAACAGCGCATTACCAAAAAGCGTTAGATTTAATCATCTCAGAAAACCCATCGTTTGAGGCTGTGATCGCAGCTGGTTGTTACGATGACACTATCTTAGATGGCTTAACTAAGTTGGCCGATTCGAACAATGTCTCTTTCTATTACGATATTGAGCCAAACCTATCGTTTGCACAGGCAGTAACACGCCAGCGCGATCTTGCGATTGGTAGCCACTTCGCCCAGGCATACCACCTACCTTATTCAGCCATTGACCCATTCTACAAAAGCCGTGCGAACTGGGGCTTATCTGGTTTTGTTTTCGCGTCAAAAGCAAAAGGTGTAATGAGCAAGTCACCTACTGGTGGTTGGCACTTAACACCGGCTGGTGAAACTCGCGCAACACTCTCGCGTAAAAGCGCTGAAATCAACCCTAACGCTGGTATCCCTGATTATGAGGCGTTCGTTACTGTCCGTCTAAATAAGATGGGTAAGAACAGCGCTGGTCAATTGATGATTGATGATGCGTTAACGTGTCGAACTCGTAAAGATGCCCTTCGATTTGAAAACCAAGTGTCGGTTGATTTAGCGATTGGTCGTGCATACGTGGCGTTGGCTAACTCGTTAAAACACGAACCAGATGGCGTAACGCTAAAAGGTCTTACTTCTGGTATGGCAACTATCTGTGATGGCTTTGTAGCGTCAGAGTGCCTGGTTAAGCCACGCGATCCAAACGATGGTGACAGCCCTTACATCATCCGTGTTGAGCAGCTTGAATCCGACCTTTGGAAAGTATCTTGGGATATTTGTATCTCTGGTTCTGCACGCCGTTTCATTGGCCAACCTCGCCTACTTAAATAAAGGAACCTTGTTATGGCAAACCCATTTGTAATTAATGGCGTACTCCCTAGCAGTACATTTAAAAAATCAGAAATCGAAATCGCACAGGCAGCGCAGCGTAAAGCTGATGGTCAACCTATGTTGCTATCTAGCATTAGCGATGATGATGAATCAATCCTTTCGGCGATGGCCGTTACTGCAGATAAGAACCTACGCTCTTTTGCTGCCGCATTAGTCATTGAGTGGGCTAAATCAGGTGAGCACGATTACGACTCACTTGAGGCGTTAATTGTCGGCGCTGTAAATGAAGATGATGATGAACTTAGTGATGATGACAAGCAAGAAGTCGAAGAGCTGATCAACGCTGTGTCTCAATTCATCTTGGATATTACTGACATGAGCGCCAAGGACCTGCAAACGCTATTTGAAGAAGAGAACGACACGCTAGCTGAAAAAGCGGGTGATGCTATCTCTGACGCAATCAAGAGCGAACCAACGGACGAACTTATTGCTAACTATGCAGAGAAACAAGCCTTGCTGTTATCTGCCGTTAAAAAAGTAGTTCGTGATGGTAAGACGGTCCTTATTAAAAAGCGCACTCGTAAGCGCCGTATGTCTCCGGCTCAAAAAGCGGCACTGAAAAAGGCGCGTAAAAAGTCTAACAGTTCAGCCGCAAGAGCGAACCGTAAGAAATCAAATCGCTTGCGTAAAAGCAAAGGCATGTAGGGGCTAACCACGATGACTATTCACTGCGGCGTGCGTGATGGTGACGGTATATCACCTTATTACAAAGCGTTTCTAACACAAGAGATACCCAATCTTGGTTTAGTCACTGTGGTTGGCTATATATCCGGTGATACATCCATTGAGCTAGCCCAATTATGGTCTAGCCCATTTGAAGGTGACACAGCCGGTAATGCTGGTGGCCTTGATAAGGCCTCATCGTTAGCACAAACGCAATCGGGGATGACTTCTAAAACATTAGCCAACGGCAAGCTGGTATGGGATGGCGCAGAGGCGCTGGAAATTCCATTAACACTGCAGTTTGTTGCACATGCTGATGCAAAAATTGAAGTGAACGACCCGATTAAGTATTTGATGCAAATGTCGAGCCCGGAATTAAAGGATATAACACCGCTTGGGCGCATACCGCAACAAGTAACACTTGATTTAGGTCGGCGCTTAATTGCAAACGTCTTTATCAAGAATGTCAGTTACAACGAAAGCGCAGCAAAAACCAAGCAAGGCTATTTCACGCATAACGAAATAGTCCTGCAGTTAAGTTTAGATGGGGCCGTCAACGCCTCTAAAATTCCTAGTATTTTTAAATAAGGTAAACATTTATGTTAACTCATAACACGAAAGGTCAACGTAACTTCATCCGCGAAAAGTGGACTAAGCACCGTCAAGTCGGTGAACGTGCTATTGCGGCTCACTTTGAAATGTCAGTAACTAATTACCCTAACTTGTCCGTTAAAATTGCCTCGACACAACTACCAGAAATGGCGCGTGAGCTTATCGAATCTTTTGGTGGTATGGGCGTAGCGTCAAACTTCCAAGGCAACTTAAAGAACGCGGGTGAAATCACCGTTGTTATCGAAGAAACGATCAAGGGCGACACACTTGCCGACCTTCGTAAAATTGTAGACAACAAAGAGTATGTTGATGTCGAAATCAACATGACACCAGAAGAGCTTGCGGGTACAGCCTCAGTTACGCGCACGCTATTAGAATGTTCAGTAGTGTGTGAGGCGATTGATCTTGCCAATGAAAGTGTCACTGAATTAGTAAAACCGTCTGTAACTTTCCGTTACAACTGGATTGACTAATTATGACCCCT
Proteins encoded:
- a CDS encoding Rho termination factor N-terminal domain-containing protein, producing MKNTVVVTNASGVRVTIQGRRIKSLRETIQDQEFPFKKDGDAVRFADSINGMNQRGLSALYAGTETEESSVESGVIDMSTSSDDAAVISTLALEKELKELTVKDLKAMCKSKGLSNYSALNEDELIQLIIKNTQE